The following are encoded in a window of Rhizobium sp. 11515TR genomic DNA:
- a CDS encoding alpha/beta fold hydrolase, which produces MKILRSIQGRVFFRLSIAALVAIGMSSEAQLANATSQHARLNEPVKEVADQRLLLDTPEGRGELPVYADHAIEAASPDVTKVLIIVHGTLRNADAYYATGQELLAKAGDLADGTMVIAPQFLIRSDVDAFSLSAQTLAWTQNGWKGGEPARQPAPISSFAALDALLRHFADRRLYPSLKTIVVMGHSAGAQLVQRYAVVGREAENLTSAGIAVRYLVANPSSYVYFDNERPALPDQQAGLASCPKATQWRYGLAGAPPYVSSQDPKLLETRYAARNVVYLLGQADTNPYTHFIDRSCGAMAQGPYRLARGLTYFDYMKKRHLSDLDQKVVEVPGVGHDDEAMFTSDCGIAVLFDRPVPPSCPVMDGTAKVSGAVP; this is translated from the coding sequence ATGAAGATTCTGAGAAGCATTCAGGGCCGGGTTTTCTTCCGACTGTCGATTGCAGCATTGGTCGCCATCGGGATGTCGAGCGAAGCTCAATTAGCCAATGCCACCTCCCAGCACGCGCGGCTCAATGAGCCAGTCAAGGAGGTTGCGGATCAACGCCTGCTTCTCGATACGCCCGAGGGTAGGGGTGAGTTGCCCGTCTATGCGGATCATGCGATCGAAGCGGCATCGCCCGACGTGACGAAGGTGCTGATCATAGTCCATGGCACGCTCCGAAATGCCGATGCCTATTATGCGACCGGGCAGGAGCTGCTCGCAAAGGCTGGCGATCTCGCTGATGGTACGATGGTGATCGCGCCGCAATTCCTGATAAGATCGGATGTGGATGCGTTTTCGCTGAGTGCGCAGACACTCGCCTGGACGCAGAATGGCTGGAAAGGCGGAGAGCCCGCCCGCCAGCCGGCGCCGATCAGTTCCTTCGCCGCGCTCGATGCCCTGCTGCGGCATTTTGCCGATCGTCGCTTATATCCTTCGCTGAAGACCATTGTCGTGATGGGGCACTCGGCAGGAGCGCAATTGGTTCAGCGCTACGCCGTCGTCGGACGGGAGGCGGAAAATCTGACGAGTGCCGGCATCGCCGTTCGCTACCTTGTCGCCAATCCGTCGAGCTATGTCTATTTCGACAACGAGCGGCCGGCCTTGCCGGATCAGCAGGCGGGGCTGGCTTCCTGCCCGAAGGCAACGCAATGGCGATACGGGCTTGCCGGCGCTCCACCATATGTATCGTCGCAGGATCCGAAACTTCTCGAAACGAGATATGCCGCGCGCAACGTGGTCTATCTGCTGGGCCAGGCGGACACCAATCCCTATACTCATTTCATCGACCGCTCCTGCGGGGCGATGGCGCAGGGACCCTATCGGCTTGCACGGGGGCTCACCTATTTCGACTATATGAAGAAGCGGCATCTATCAGATCTCGATCAGAAGGTCGTCGAGGTACCCGGTGTCGGGCATGACGACGAGGCGATGTTCACCTCGGATTGCGGCATTGCCGTTTTGTTCGATCGACCGGTGCCGCCGTCCTGTCCGGTTATGGATGGGACTGCGAAAGTATCCGGAGCGGTGCCGTAA
- a CDS encoding acyltransferase family protein gives MKTGSDIKSIQYLRAIAAISVLCFHVCETYGLDFKSGAAGVDIFFVISGFIMWVTTDGRSLGPQEFMWRRLVRIVPLYWIATAATFVVAVLKPQFFFDTNSSIENLIGSLFFVPFMKDEALHPVVEQGWTLSYEMFFYLIFSISLLLPEFRRLWFLMVALMTIVIGHYLLPSGYLSVFTQPVILEFAAGIVIGRLWKQGFRLPFPAAIGLMIVGVVLLVASDPLIHLERAVRWGIPAVLLLSGAVFAERERGVPQLAFLHFLGDASYSIYVWHVLTGILVTALLLRVGVPHDMQPMPIALGSLAFAIVCYLGIERPMQRKIRSSRPQPAYRS, from the coding sequence TTGAAAACCGGCAGCGATATCAAGAGCATTCAATATCTGCGGGCGATCGCCGCAATTTCGGTTCTTTGCTTCCATGTCTGCGAAACATACGGCCTGGACTTCAAGAGCGGAGCAGCGGGCGTCGATATATTCTTCGTCATCAGCGGCTTTATCATGTGGGTCACGACCGATGGAAGATCGCTCGGCCCGCAGGAATTCATGTGGCGCCGGCTCGTCAGGATCGTGCCGCTATACTGGATTGCGACGGCGGCAACCTTCGTCGTCGCCGTGCTGAAACCACAATTCTTCTTCGACACCAATTCGAGCATCGAGAACTTGATCGGCTCGCTGTTTTTCGTGCCCTTCATGAAGGACGAGGCATTGCATCCCGTCGTCGAGCAGGGATGGACGCTCTCTTACGAGATGTTCTTCTATCTCATCTTTTCGATTTCACTGCTTTTGCCTGAGTTCAGGCGGCTATGGTTCCTGATGGTGGCCTTGATGACCATCGTAATTGGGCATTATCTGCTGCCTTCCGGCTATCTCAGTGTTTTCACACAGCCGGTCATTCTGGAATTCGCCGCCGGCATCGTCATCGGACGCCTGTGGAAACAGGGCTTTCGGCTGCCTTTTCCCGCCGCCATCGGCTTGATGATCGTCGGGGTCGTGCTGCTAGTCGCGAGCGACCCGTTGATCCATCTGGAGCGGGCTGTGCGCTGGGGCATACCGGCAGTGTTGCTGCTGTCAGGCGCCGTTTTCGCGGAGCGGGAACGAGGCGTGCCGCAGCTGGCGTTCCTGCATTTCCTGGGGGATGCCTCCTATTCCATCTATGTTTGGCACGTCCTGACCGGCATCCTGGTCACGGCGCTGCTTTTGCGCGTCGGAGTGCCGCACGATATGCAGCCTATGCCTATAGCATTGGGTTCGCTGGCCTTTGCCATCGTTTGCTACTTGGGCATCGAGCGCCCGATGCAGCGAAAAATCCGATCATCGCGCCCGCAGCCGGCCTATCGCAGCTAA